One stretch of Rathayibacter festucae DSM 15932 DNA includes these proteins:
- a CDS encoding discoidin domain-containing protein produces MSMSTARRTRRKAGRIAALATSAALAAGALLALPAAAAPAQAADAFRITPNPAAAGESFEGWGTSLVWFANATGNYPEALREELYQKVFGDDGLDLNIARYNIGGGNASDVKDYLRPGGAVEGWWKQNPAGDAATYGGTSTNYADRDALLAKWNAGDASSYDWTSDETQRWWVEKLAEEKQISHWEAFANSAPYFMTESGYVSGGFNASSEQLKPAAEAKFAQYLATVTAHMEDEYGIEFDTLDPFNEPNTNYWGTQLTNGVPTGGRQEGMHMGPTRQADLIPDVAAALAASSSDAGIAAMDETNPSIFKTNWAAYSAAVRAEVDRMNVHTYGTSDRLAVRDLAKQADKDLWMSEIEGNWVAGYDPVNIENGLGIAGRINDDLRELEPKAWVLWQPVEDLYNMSPKGENLNWGSIFIDLDCTPYQEAGAEVWKSARRVADAGGDSTKAPVCGVETNSKFNTIRNFTKFVHEGDHLMPTNDTSSTAAVRGDGSGATVVHTNTGATAKTVVLDLSRFGSIAAGATVTPYVTTQAASAAAPTGNALVAKPAVAIDRESRTATVTVPAKSVTSFSIDGVSGVADSAPALRDGHRYQLVGTQSGKALTGNPTGAATTITTLATDSTAAAKQSWTVREVAPGEREATRRVVLQNADGRVLGATSAGTDLRTLSVDAAKADAATRWIVSTTDGTAYTLVNESIGLSLDVNGQSSTENTTVGVYGSNGGANQSWTLRDLAPSAAQTVAVRTTVGVAPTLPASIAPQYAWGTGAPVAVTWQRPADSAYAAAGRVEVTGTATDLFGQSIPVTALVDVGGLTATDPASLTVAAGASVAAVQAAAPATVPARVGASTSTFAVPVTWDWTPLTTASLAAPGSVTISGTATADGQTLPATLTVLVTAGTLRNFNPDAGIVATATSSESGYGPERTRNGVDGDKGWSNWTSGTKAAQSSLTYTFPSTRQVQQVSVQFQRDGGTSWAQSYQLQYQGASSSTWTAVPGYESAVALAAPADGTAPTLTATFAPVTAKAFRIVMNAYANTHLIVSETKLYESVASPAAVATLGALRVNGVGVAGFEPARGSYAVTVDGTTMPVLTAVATDSAARVRVTQPTTANGGVGTVAITSADGTVSQTTTVTVTLKAPAALAVAVTATTRCIAGKVTLTVTAQNNATVPVSMTVASAYGSKEFTGILPGKNASAAFSTRAASVPAGQATVTATATVDGAPVTTVVPAAYGARTC; encoded by the coding sequence ATGTCGATGTCCACTGCTAGACGCACTCGCCGGAAGGCGGGCCGGATCGCCGCGCTCGCCACGAGCGCCGCCCTCGCCGCCGGAGCGCTGCTCGCGCTCCCCGCGGCCGCCGCCCCCGCGCAGGCCGCCGACGCCTTCCGCATCACCCCCAACCCCGCCGCGGCGGGCGAGTCGTTCGAGGGCTGGGGCACCAGCCTGGTCTGGTTCGCCAACGCCACCGGGAACTACCCCGAGGCCCTCCGCGAGGAGCTGTATCAGAAGGTCTTCGGCGACGACGGCCTCGACCTCAACATCGCCCGCTACAACATCGGCGGCGGCAACGCCTCCGACGTGAAGGACTACCTCCGCCCCGGCGGCGCGGTCGAGGGCTGGTGGAAGCAGAACCCGGCCGGCGACGCCGCGACCTACGGCGGCACGAGCACGAACTACGCCGACCGCGACGCTCTCCTGGCCAAGTGGAACGCCGGCGACGCCTCCTCCTACGACTGGACGAGCGACGAGACGCAGCGCTGGTGGGTCGAGAAGCTCGCCGAGGAGAAGCAGATCTCGCACTGGGAGGCGTTCGCCAACTCCGCCCCCTACTTCATGACCGAGAGCGGCTACGTCTCCGGCGGCTTCAACGCCTCGAGCGAGCAGCTGAAGCCCGCCGCGGAGGCGAAGTTCGCGCAGTACCTCGCGACCGTCACCGCGCACATGGAGGACGAGTACGGCATCGAGTTCGACACCCTCGACCCCTTCAACGAGCCGAACACCAACTACTGGGGCACGCAGCTCACCAACGGCGTGCCGACCGGCGGACGGCAGGAGGGCATGCACATGGGCCCGACCCGCCAGGCCGACCTGATCCCCGACGTCGCCGCCGCCCTCGCCGCCTCGTCGAGCGACGCCGGCATCGCCGCGATGGACGAGACCAACCCCAGCATCTTCAAGACCAACTGGGCCGCCTACTCCGCCGCCGTCCGCGCCGAGGTCGACCGGATGAACGTGCACACCTACGGCACCTCCGACCGCCTCGCCGTCCGCGACCTCGCCAAGCAGGCCGACAAGGACCTCTGGATGAGCGAGATCGAGGGCAACTGGGTCGCCGGCTACGACCCGGTCAACATCGAGAACGGCCTCGGCATCGCCGGCCGCATCAACGACGACCTGCGCGAGCTCGAGCCGAAGGCCTGGGTGCTCTGGCAGCCGGTCGAGGACCTCTACAACATGAGCCCGAAGGGCGAGAACCTCAACTGGGGCTCGATCTTCATCGACCTCGACTGCACGCCGTACCAGGAGGCCGGCGCCGAGGTCTGGAAGTCCGCGCGCCGCGTCGCGGACGCCGGCGGCGACTCCACCAAGGCCCCGGTCTGCGGCGTCGAGACGAACTCGAAGTTCAACACGATCCGCAACTTCACCAAGTTCGTCCACGAGGGCGACCACCTGATGCCCACGAACGACACCTCCTCCACCGCCGCCGTCCGCGGCGACGGCAGCGGCGCGACCGTGGTGCACACCAACACCGGCGCGACCGCGAAGACCGTCGTGCTCGACCTCTCCCGCTTCGGCAGCATCGCCGCCGGCGCGACGGTCACCCCCTACGTCACGACCCAGGCCGCCTCGGCCGCCGCGCCCACCGGCAACGCGCTCGTCGCGAAGCCCGCGGTCGCCATCGACCGGGAGTCGCGCACCGCGACCGTCACGGTGCCCGCCAAGTCGGTCACCTCCTTCTCGATCGACGGCGTCTCCGGCGTCGCCGACTCCGCCCCGGCGCTGCGCGACGGCCACCGCTACCAGCTGGTCGGCACGCAGAGCGGCAAGGCGCTGACCGGCAACCCCACCGGCGCCGCGACCACGATCACCACCCTCGCCACCGACTCCACCGCCGCCGCGAAGCAGAGCTGGACCGTCCGCGAGGTCGCCCCCGGCGAGCGCGAGGCCACCCGCCGCGTCGTGCTGCAGAACGCCGACGGCCGCGTGCTCGGCGCCACGAGCGCCGGCACCGACCTGCGCACGCTCTCGGTCGACGCCGCGAAGGCCGACGCCGCCACCCGCTGGATCGTCAGCACCACCGACGGAACCGCCTACACACTGGTCAACGAGTCGATCGGACTCTCGCTCGACGTCAACGGCCAGTCCAGCACCGAGAACACCACGGTCGGCGTCTACGGCTCGAACGGCGGAGCGAACCAGTCCTGGACGCTGCGCGACCTCGCCCCGTCCGCCGCGCAGACGGTCGCCGTCCGCACCACCGTCGGCGTCGCGCCGACCCTGCCCGCGTCGATCGCCCCGCAGTACGCCTGGGGCACCGGCGCACCGGTCGCCGTCACCTGGCAGCGCCCGGCCGACTCGGCCTACGCCGCCGCCGGCCGCGTCGAGGTGACCGGCACCGCGACCGACCTCTTCGGTCAGTCGATCCCCGTCACCGCGCTCGTCGACGTCGGCGGCCTCACCGCCACCGACCCGGCGTCCCTCACCGTCGCCGCCGGAGCCTCCGTCGCCGCGGTGCAGGCCGCGGCCCCCGCCACCGTGCCGGCCCGCGTCGGCGCCTCGACCAGCACCTTCGCGGTACCGGTCACCTGGGACTGGACGCCGCTGACCACCGCCTCGCTCGCGGCGCCCGGATCGGTGACGATCTCCGGCACCGCGACGGCCGACGGCCAGACCCTCCCCGCGACGCTCACGGTGCTGGTCACCGCGGGCACGCTGCGGAACTTCAACCCCGATGCGGGCATCGTCGCGACCGCGACCTCGTCGGAGTCGGGCTACGGACCGGAGCGCACCCGCAACGGGGTCGACGGCGACAAGGGCTGGTCCAACTGGACGAGCGGCACCAAGGCCGCGCAGAGCAGCCTGACCTACACCTTCCCCAGCACCCGCCAGGTGCAGCAGGTGTCGGTGCAGTTCCAGCGCGACGGCGGCACCAGCTGGGCGCAGAGCTACCAGCTGCAGTACCAGGGCGCCTCGAGCAGCACGTGGACCGCGGTTCCCGGCTACGAGTCCGCGGTCGCCCTGGCCGCGCCCGCCGACGGCACCGCGCCGACGCTGACCGCGACCTTCGCGCCGGTGACGGCCAAGGCCTTCCGCATCGTGATGAACGCCTACGCCAACACGCACCTGATCGTGTCGGAGACGAAGCTGTACGAGTCGGTGGCCTCGCCCGCCGCGGTCGCCACCCTCGGCGCCCTGCGCGTGAACGGAGTCGGCGTCGCCGGCTTCGAGCCGGCCCGCGGCTCCTACGCCGTGACCGTCGACGGCACGACGATGCCGGTGCTCACCGCGGTGGCCACCGACTCGGCGGCCCGCGTGCGCGTGACGCAGCCGACCACCGCGAACGGCGGAGTGGGCACCGTGGCGATCACCTCGGCCGACGGCACGGTCTCGCAGACGACGACCGTGACCGTGACACTGAAGGCGCCCGCCGCCCTCGCCGTCGCGGTGACGGCCACGACCCGCTGCATCGCCGGCAAGGTCACCCTGACGGTCACGGCGCAGAACAACGCGACCGTCCCCGTCTCGATGACCGTCGCCTCCGCCTACGGCTCGAAGGAGTTCACCGGCATCCTGCCCGGCAAGAACGCCTCCGCCGCCTTCTCGACGCGCGCCGCCTCGGTGCCCGCCGGCCAGGCCACCGTCACCGCGACCGCCACCGTCGACGGCGCCCCCGTCACCACGGTCGTCCCGGCCGCGTACGGAGCCCGCACCTGCTGA
- a CDS encoding DUF808 domain-containing protein: protein MSVGLLAVVDDILTAALKASAKTAGVVIDDAAVTPQYVQGLTPARELPVVGRIALGSLVNKFVIIIPIALLLSSFAPWVLPYLLIVGGAFLCFEGAEKVLEWFGVHHAAGETEARDEKKLVFGAVRTDLILSTEIMLIALDGLDTDLGFGGTLGALAVVGLGMTLLVYGAVALLVKIDDVGLRLMKNAARGVRRFGVRIVASMPAVFRTISIIGTLAMLWVGGHLVTANLAETFWHGPYDLVHVVTHAVEGAGPVVVWIADTFVSMIFGLVLGLIVVAAVTGVRRVLKRGEPAEAH from the coding sequence ATGTCGGTCGGCCTGCTCGCCGTCGTCGATGACATCCTCACCGCCGCCCTGAAGGCGAGCGCGAAGACGGCCGGTGTCGTCATCGACGACGCGGCCGTCACTCCGCAGTACGTCCAGGGGCTGACCCCGGCGCGCGAGCTGCCCGTGGTCGGGCGGATCGCGCTCGGCAGCCTCGTCAACAAGTTCGTGATCATCATCCCGATCGCGCTGCTGCTCTCCTCGTTCGCGCCCTGGGTGCTGCCGTACCTGCTGATCGTCGGCGGCGCCTTCCTCTGCTTCGAGGGCGCGGAGAAGGTGCTCGAGTGGTTCGGCGTGCACCACGCGGCGGGCGAGACGGAGGCGCGCGACGAGAAGAAGCTCGTCTTCGGCGCCGTCCGGACCGACCTGATCCTCAGCACCGAGATCATGCTGATCGCGCTCGACGGGCTCGACACCGACCTCGGCTTCGGCGGGACGCTCGGCGCGCTCGCCGTGGTCGGCCTCGGCATGACGCTGCTCGTCTACGGCGCGGTCGCGCTGCTGGTCAAGATCGACGACGTCGGGCTGCGGCTGATGAAGAACGCGGCTCGCGGCGTCCGGCGCTTCGGCGTGCGCATCGTCGCCTCGATGCCGGCCGTCTTCCGCACCATCAGCATCATCGGCACGCTCGCGATGCTCTGGGTCGGCGGGCACCTCGTCACCGCGAACCTGGCCGAGACCTTCTGGCACGGTCCGTACGACCTCGTGCACGTCGTCACCCACGCGGTGGAGGGCGCCGGCCCGGTCGTCGTCTGGATCGCCGACACCTTCGTCTCGATGATCTTCGGCCTCGTGCTCGGCCTGATCGTCGTCGCCGCCGTCACGGGCGTCCGCCGCGTCCTGAAGCGCGGCGAGCCGGCCGAGGCCCACTGA
- a CDS encoding FAD-dependent monooxygenase yields MTRVLISGASIAGPALAFWLHRYGVETTIVERAPALRLGGQNVDVRGAGREVARRMGLEDDIRAATTGEVGTRFVGRGGRTLAEFPAGTTDSGGATAELEILRGDLARLLVDRTVEHTEYRYGDRITGLDDHSHDDTGSGVTVSFENAPDERFDLVVAADGIGSSTRRLVFGDEPEIRSLGLETSYATIPRTAADDDWWRWYSAAGGRSITLRPDPHGTLRVALSQVIDRRLDRASTERRSLDEQRAHLRAVFGDAGWEAQRVLRGLDEADDLYYEQIGQVHAPRWSSGRVALVGDAAYCASPVSGMGTSLSLAGAYVLAGELAAHVDPRDGFAGYERIMRPYVTQAQALPPGVPRVANPVSRLGVAAFGLAVKVAATPVIGRTMGRFFTPPADAIELPEYSHLER; encoded by the coding sequence ATGACCCGTGTCCTGATCTCCGGCGCCAGCATCGCCGGGCCCGCCCTCGCGTTCTGGCTGCACCGCTACGGCGTCGAGACGACGATCGTCGAGCGCGCGCCCGCCCTGCGGCTCGGCGGGCAGAACGTCGACGTCCGCGGCGCCGGCCGCGAGGTCGCCCGCCGGATGGGCCTCGAGGACGACATCCGCGCCGCGACGACCGGCGAGGTCGGCACCCGCTTCGTCGGCCGCGGCGGACGCACCCTCGCCGAGTTCCCGGCCGGCACCACCGACAGCGGCGGCGCGACCGCCGAGCTCGAGATCCTCCGCGGCGACCTCGCGCGGCTCCTGGTCGACCGCACCGTCGAGCACACCGAGTACCGCTACGGCGACCGCATCACCGGCCTCGACGACCACAGCCACGACGACACCGGGAGCGGCGTCACCGTCTCCTTCGAGAACGCCCCCGACGAGCGCTTCGACCTCGTCGTCGCCGCCGACGGCATCGGCTCGAGCACCCGCCGCCTCGTCTTCGGCGACGAGCCGGAGATCCGCTCGCTCGGCCTCGAGACCTCCTACGCCACCATCCCGCGCACCGCGGCGGACGACGACTGGTGGCGCTGGTACAGCGCGGCCGGCGGACGCAGCATCACCCTCCGCCCGGACCCGCACGGCACGCTCCGCGTCGCGCTCTCCCAGGTGATCGACCGCCGCCTCGACCGCGCGAGCACCGAGCGCCGCTCGCTCGACGAGCAGCGCGCGCACCTCCGTGCAGTCTTCGGCGACGCCGGCTGGGAGGCGCAGCGCGTCCTCCGCGGGCTCGACGAGGCCGACGACCTGTATTACGAGCAGATCGGGCAGGTGCACGCCCCGCGCTGGTCGAGCGGACGGGTCGCGCTGGTCGGCGACGCCGCCTACTGCGCCTCCCCGGTCAGCGGGATGGGGACGAGCCTGTCGCTCGCGGGCGCGTACGTGCTCGCCGGCGAGCTCGCGGCGCACGTGGATCCGCGCGACGGCTTCGCGGGGTACGAGCGGATCATGCGGCCCTACGTGACGCAGGCGCAGGCGCTGCCGCCGGGCGTGCCGCGGGTCGCGAACCCGGTGTCGCGGCTCGGAGTGGCGGCGTTCGGGCTCGCGGTGAAGGTCGCGGCGACGCCGGTGATCGGGCGGACGATGGGGCGCTTCTTCACGCCGCCCGCGGATGCGATCGAGCTGCCGGAGTACTCGCACCTGGAGCGCTGA
- a CDS encoding MarR family winged helix-turn-helix transcriptional regulator: MSDSAPDLGIRTRVRQVTERQRLFEQSLTRALAVDAVGLDAMTHLMSSGPLTPTELAGRLGVSTAATTLVLNRLEAAGHVRRERHPTDGRKLIVTASEESARRAQERVAPLIAGVEAVVADLDEAERATVQAFLDRLLAVYDAATD, encoded by the coding sequence ATGAGTGACAGCGCGCCCGATCTCGGCATCCGGACCCGCGTGCGCCAGGTGACGGAGCGGCAGCGGCTCTTCGAGCAGTCGCTGACCCGCGCGCTCGCGGTCGACGCCGTCGGGCTCGACGCGATGACGCACCTGATGTCGAGCGGGCCGCTGACGCCGACCGAGCTCGCGGGGCGCCTCGGCGTCTCGACGGCGGCGACGACCCTCGTGCTGAACCGCCTCGAGGCGGCCGGGCACGTCCGCCGCGAGCGCCACCCGACGGACGGGCGGAAGCTGATCGTCACGGCCTCGGAGGAGTCGGCGCGGCGCGCGCAGGAGCGGGTCGCCCCGCTGATCGCGGGCGTCGAGGCGGTCGTCGCCGACCTCGACGAGGCCGAGCGCGCGACGGTGCAGGCCTTCCTCGACCGCCTGCTCGCGGTCTACGACGCGGCGACGGACTGA
- a CDS encoding LacI family DNA-binding transcriptional regulator has product MAIETNAATAVPRRRSVSMADVARRANVSGQTVSRVSNGKQNVDTETRERVLEAMRALGYRPNSAARALRTGRFHSIGVIMFTLSSFGNMRTLDAIAVAAADAGYSITLIPVPHPTQGEVSVAFHRLSEEAVDGVIIVMEAHLLDEADIVLPPDLPVVVVDSAGGDRYPVVDTDQVSGARQAVEHLLGLGHRTVHHIAGPERSYSAERRREAWESTLRAQGAPVPEALVGDWSSASGYRIGRELAADPAVTAVFAANDQMALGVLRALHDAGRAVPGEVSVVGFDDMEESASFWPPLTTVHQSFGDTGRRSVDILLRELESGERSGVTLTPTELVVRESTGPAPR; this is encoded by the coding sequence ATGGCCATCGAGACGAACGCGGCGACCGCCGTCCCACGCCGACGGAGCGTGTCGATGGCCGACGTCGCGCGACGCGCGAACGTGTCCGGGCAGACCGTCTCGCGGGTGTCCAACGGGAAGCAGAACGTCGACACCGAGACGCGCGAGCGCGTGCTCGAGGCGATGCGCGCCCTCGGCTACCGGCCCAACAGCGCCGCGCGGGCCCTGCGCACCGGCCGCTTCCACAGCATCGGCGTGATCATGTTCACGCTCTCCTCCTTCGGCAACATGCGCACCCTCGACGCCATCGCGGTCGCCGCGGCCGACGCGGGGTACTCGATCACCCTCATCCCCGTCCCGCACCCGACCCAGGGCGAGGTGTCCGTCGCCTTCCACCGCCTGAGCGAGGAGGCGGTCGACGGCGTCATCATCGTGATGGAGGCGCACCTGCTCGACGAGGCCGACATCGTGCTGCCGCCGGATCTCCCCGTCGTGGTCGTCGACTCGGCCGGCGGCGACCGCTACCCGGTCGTCGACACCGACCAGGTCTCCGGCGCGCGCCAGGCCGTCGAGCACCTGCTCGGGCTCGGCCACCGCACCGTCCACCACATCGCCGGGCCGGAGCGCTCCTACTCGGCCGAGCGGCGCCGGGAGGCGTGGGAGTCGACGCTGCGCGCGCAGGGCGCCCCGGTGCCCGAGGCGCTCGTCGGCGACTGGTCGAGCGCGTCGGGGTACCGGATCGGCCGGGAGCTGGCCGCGGATCCCGCTGTGACGGCGGTCTTCGCCGCGAACGACCAGATGGCGCTCGGCGTGCTGCGGGCCCTGCACGACGCGGGCCGGGCGGTGCCGGGCGAGGTCAGCGTCGTCGGCTTCGACGACATGGAGGAGTCGGCGAGCTTCTGGCCGCCGCTGACCACCGTGCATCAGTCGTTCGGCGACACCGGGCGCCGCTCGGTCGACATCCTGCTGCGCGAGCTGGAGTCGGGCGAGCGCTCGGGCGTGACGCTGACGCCGACGGAGCTCGTCGTGCGCGAGAGCACGGGGCCGGCGCCGCGCTGA